The segment GGACCTTGGTTCCCATTCTCgaggtttgctttctttttttttttaaaacttctgctcttctGCCCAGATTAGGGTCAGGTCCATTTTAGCCTAATCTAAAGTTTCTCTTACGCTTTTATAAGAAACCCACTTAACAGGCTCACTTGTAACAAAGAATCAGCcagcttttttatttaaaaagatgtcTCTCTTGTCTGATCTCCAGGTTCCTGTTCTGGTGACGCTTTTGGCTCTGGGGATTCTCTGAATTCACTTCTGTCACAAACACCTGTGTTCATCGAAACTAATGTGAAAATCCTCTACTTAAATGCTCTTGGGATCCTCCCCCACTTGCCCTGCTCCAATCCCCTTGTAAACAAAAATGGCTTAGGTTTGATTCAGTGGTTCGATTGTGTGTTCACGCTTCCAAATATCGTTGAAGCGTCTTAAATCCAAAAGGTCCCCTTTCTTCACTTTGTCGGATGGCTGACACACCGCGTTCACTGccctccagggaatttcccctGCTGGGGGGCACTCCCCTCAGCAAGGCAGGACCTTTGCGCAGAAATAATCTCTAAACAGGCCTACCCCGCCACCACCCGGGCTCCCCCTTTCCCCGCAGCCTGcccctttgttgttattgttgccgTTTAGTCGCCGAGTCAAGtcccgctctttgtgaccccatggactgtagcccaccgcccaccaggctcctctgtccacgggatcctccagggaagaacactgcagcggttgccatctcctcctccaggggctcttccccgcCCGGGACTGGACCCGggcctcctgctctgcaggctgAGCCGGGTGGGAAATCCCTTCCCGGTAGGACCCTTTATTTCAGTTGGGGGCTTACGGCCCGGAGGCCGAGTTGGAAGCGAGGCAGACGTCATGTCAGGGCCCTGGGGCACAGTTcagaggggagcagggagagCACTCTGCCTTCCGAGCCCTCAGCTGCGCGTGGACACGGTCTCCCCCGGGAGCTCAGGCCGCGCGGCCCTTGGAGAAGAGTCGCTGCGCGCCCGGGGGTGCGGGGCGGCGCCCCCTCGCCCGCAGGTGGCGCTGCGGCCCCGCCGCCTGCGGACGGCGCCCGCGGTCCCTGCTCGCCGCCCGGCCCGCGCCGGCCCCGGGGAGCCAGCCGCCTGGGGGCCGCTCTCCCCGGCCCGGCCCTCCGCCCGGCTCCCGCGCACCCGGCCGCTCACTGGGCTTCCTCCGCCAGGTCTGTGCGCGCTCTCCATCAACCATTCCAATTCCTACGTGGCCTACCCCGGGAGCCTGACCACGGGCGAGATTGTGCTCTACGACGGACACTCGCTGGTAAGTCCGCGCGGCCGCGTGGTCAGCTCCGGCTGAGGCGCGCGCGCGCGGCCCCGGCCGCAGCCCTGGGTGTGCACGGGGCGGTCACGCGCTCTGCGCCCGTCGCCACGCGTCCACGTCGCCGCGAGGCAGACCGATGGGGGTGACGCGTGTCCTGCGGGCCGCGGTGCGGCCTGCGCCGCCTGCGCCTGTGCTGCCCCTGCCCGCCGAGCTCCCCGGAGCCGGGCCCCAGAGGAGCGTCAGCCCCACGGCTGGTCACCGGCTCcccgagggcaggagaagggacagaAACGCAGCCGCCTTGAAGTAGAACCTAGACCCAGACAGCCCGGCGGAGCCCGGAGAGCCCAGCAAAGGGGCGCGGGCGTCTcggaaggaagggggaggggcgggaggtGGACGGCACCCCCGCGCCCGCCATCGACCCGCCGTCCCTGTCGCCAACAGAAGGCCGTCTGCACCATTGCTGCCCACGAGGGCACGCTGGCCGCCATCGCCTTCAACTCCTCGGGCTCCAGGCTGGCCAGCGCCTCTGAGAAGGTAAGTGCTGCCCACAGCCATGTCCTTGGGAGCCCCCTCTGCCAGGGGTGCGGAGGGCCCCAGGCACCAAGGAGCTGCTGGGGGGGGACCGTGGCACCAGCGCTCGGAACTCACTTCAGAGGGAGGCCCTCGGCCCCTGCGAGTGCCGCCTCATCTATCATCTCCGCAGGGCCTCTGCATGCAGGACGTGAGCAGCTCTGCCCAGAGCCTTGCGGTCTGACCAAGAACCCGCGTGCCCGTCCTCACAGACAGATCAGGGTTCTGGGAAGCCACAGCAGACGGATGGAGCAGCCAGCGCCTTGGGCTTAGGTGGGGAGGACAGGGAGACGGAGGGTGTTCAAGTCACCTTCCAAGAGCAGCTTACACGGCACGTGGACAGCCCTCCGTGTTTTCTCTCCGGGGTCAGATGCTCCAGACCAACCCAGCAAGCTCCCCTCCAAAGGGGCAGGTCTGCAGGAAGAAACGCCCACCTGCTCTCTCTTGCAGGGCACCGTCATCCGGGTGTTCTCCGTTCCCGACGGGCAGAAGCTCTATGAGTTCCGGAGAGGGATGAAAAGGTCTGTGTTCACTGTGTGTGTCggcgtgtgcttagtcgcttcagtcgtgtccgactcgacaaccccgtggactgtaggccaccaggctcccctgtccatgggattctccaggcagcagtactggagtgggctgccacgccctcctccaggggatcttcccgacccagggcttgaacccgagtctcttgtgtctcctgtactggcaggggggttctttactgctggggccacctgggaagccctacaaacCAGGGTCCAGGCCTGGATTTTAAAGTATGTCTCGCTGCTAAACAATGCTGACCGTCACGTGAGCCTTCAGCGAGTCAGTCCTCTCATAACTGTCACACCAAGGATCACTGGTGACAGATCACCATGACAAATAGAATAATCATGGAAAAGCTTAAGATATGTTAAGCGTGACCGAAACGTGACCCAGAGACACAGCACATGCTGTGGGGAAGACCGCCCCAGAGGACAAGCTCCACGCAGGGCCCCACGAGCCCCCAGTTCATAAAAATCGCAGTCTGCAGCCATCACGAAGTGAAGCCCAATGCAACGAGGTCCACCTGCGCCCAGACTCTCTGGGATACATTTAGGTGTCTGTTTTCTTCTGAAGCTGACTTCCAAGCAGGAGGCCGCTCGCCTCGCTCGTTGCCGGGCTCACCCTCCCCTGTGGCTGTCTGCAGGTACGTGACCATCAGCTCCCTGGCTTTCAGCATGGACTCGCAGTTCCTCTGCGCCTCCAGCAACACGGAGACCGTGCACATCTTCAAGCTGGAGCATCTCTCCAACAGGTAGGACCGGAAACACCCGGGAGACCAGAGCGGGGCCCACCTGCGGGCCGAGGATCGGGCTCCTCCCATCAGGCCAGTGGCGGTGTTAAGCCAGAGATAAAGTGCACAGTCAATGGGATGTGCTTGCGTACATGCaggctaagccgcttcagtcgtgtccaactctgtgtgaccccatgggctgcagcccgccaggctcctctgtccatgggactcttcaggtcagaatactggagtgggttgccatgccctcctccagggcatcttcccaacgcagggatcgaacccacattagtgccacctgggcttgaatcatccccaaaccacccccTCACCCTTAGTCCGTGGaagaactgtcttccacaaaTCCAGGCCCTGGTGCCCaaaaggctggggactgctggACGAGAGGAGCGGGGTCCTGGTCTGACCAGTGCCCCCTGACTTCTCTGCTAAGGCCACTAGCCCGTGTTACTTGCTGTCTCCACCAACGTGGTGAGTGTGCCAGTGGCAGACTCAGGGTGATCCCCGGGGCTCGGGGGCTGCCTCCTGGGCCGCAGCCGCGCTCCCCTGGGCAGGAGACCGCAGGCAGGCGAGCTGCTGTGACTGGAGGCCCGTGTCCTCGTCTGCAGAGCCTGACGTAACAACAATCGTGTGTGCGTGTGAAGTCTCTAGCAGGTTCCCTGTAGTGTAGCACTGGGCTCAGAGGGAAACCAACTAAGCGTTTGCCAGTCTCGTTGTCAGTACCGTGATGCTCAGGCCAGCCTTGTGCTGGAGCCTTGAGCGTGGACCTGCCTCGCCCCTGCTGCACTTTTAAAACTGAAGCTCTGTGGCCGTTCTGCCGCCTGGGCCGCCTGCCCCAGCGTctgctgctttctgtctctcAGTCGCCTTTCGGTCATCCTGAGCGTATTTCACAGTTTGGCGTGATTGTTCCGTTTGTCACAGTGGTCTGTCTTCAGTGACCTTTGGTGTGAGGATTGCAAAAGGATTTACGACTCACTGAGGGCTCAGGTGCAGAGAAGGCGGTGGCACCCACTCtggtactgttgcctggaaaatcccatggacggaggagcctggcgggctgcagtccatggggtcgctaggagtcggacacgactaagcgacttaactttcacttttcactttcatgcactggagaaggaaatggcaacccactgcagtattcttgcctggagaatcccagggacgggggagcctggtgggctgccatctgtggggtcgcacagagttggacacgactgaagtgacttagcagcagcagcagagggcccAGGTGATGGTCAGCAGCTTTTAGCGATAAGGCATGCTTTAAATAAAGGCACGGACGCTGTTTTTAGACATCATGCCAGTGCACTCTTACCAGGCTGCAAGAGTGCGTGAGCATCACCATCACACACGGGAAAAACAAACCAGGTGTGCGACACGCTGTGTTGTGGGGACTGGATCTGAGTTGGCAGCATCCCCACGGTCTGCCTGAGCgcttcctctccagcaccacacgcCTGCCTGGGCCTCCAGGGCCCGAGGCTGACCCTGGGCGGGGAGAGCCTGTGCTGGACTGCAGCCCGGGCGCGCTTGTCGATGTCAAAGACTTCACCGCGCGGAGCAGCTCACGCTTGCGGCCCACCGTGCAGCGGTCAGGGCGTCTGAAACAGTGTCTGTGTTTCTCGGGCCGCGCTGGGCTCAGTGGCGGCACAGGGACTCCTCTCTAGCTgcgtcaggcctccctgcctcctccaccgGGGCGCTGACTCCGGCTGCGTGTCTGTCTCTGCATCTGACCTGTCTTcccaccagccccccaccccgATTCTGAGTCAGACCTGCCTCAGGGCCGAGCCTGGGACTCCCCCCAAAGCCTCCTGCTCACTGCAGCCCCAGAGACCCCATTACGAGAGAGCACCTACCGTGCGCCCGCCCCGCGGTGTGGCTGCTTCAGTCCTCCGAGCAGGCGACCCGAAGGCCCCGCCTCCCGGGGAGGAGCACCCCGGCCGTGCTCCCGGCTGGGCGTCCCCGGACGCGCTCACGTCTTCTCTCCGCACGTCTGTGCTGCGTCTGCCTCAGATGCGGGGCCTGGGTGCAGCCGGGGCCTCTGTAGACCCCGGCCCCTCGGCGCGGAGCCCCAGGGACCGCAGGCCTGTCCGTGAAGCCAGGACGCTGGGAGGACACGGGCCTGGGAGCGCTGGGCGCCTGCGGACGAGACCCCGTGGCCAGGGGATGTCCAGGTGGTGACGGCGAGAAGCAAACCCCAGGGCCCTGAGCTGGGGCCGCTTCCCCAACTCTCCGTGTCCCCACTGTCTGTCCCGCGTCCCCCCGGTCTGCCCCACGTCCCGCCCCCGTCTGCCCCACGCCCTCCCCCATCTGTCCTGCGTCCCTCCCCCGTCCGCCCCACGTCTCCCCGCCCAGTCCGCCCCGCATCCCGCCCCCGTCTGTCCTGCGTACATCCATCCGTCCGGCATGCCCCCAGTCTGCCCCACATCCCACCCCCGTCCGTCTCGCGTCCACCCGGTCTGCCCCGCCCCCATCTGTCCCACGGCCCCCAATCCATCCCGCGTCCCCCAATCCGTTCCGCGTCCTCCAGTCCGTCCCGTGTCCACCCATCCGCCCCACATCTCCCCCCCACCGTCCGCCCCACGTCCTCCCCACATCTCCCCCCCCAAGTCCGCCCCGCGTCCTGCCCCCGTCCATCCCGCGTCCCCCCGTCCGTCCCGTGTCCCCTTGTCAGTCCTGCAGCCTCAGCGGGTTGCCCCGGGTGCGCGTCTGTCCTGCCCAGCGCTGAGGCAGGTGTGCGTCGCGTCCACTGCCAGCTCACGGCGGAGCCgccccatcccccaccctcctGTCTGGCAGAGACCCTGGGATGGGGCGCAGGTGGCGGCTGCAGGGGGCGCAGCAGGCCCCGTGGACTCCCCCACCTGTGAGCATCccggcccccacccaggtggctCGGGACAGTAACGCGACACCGCGCAGGCCTCTCGCCCCCGGGGTTCACTGCCCACACAGTCTGGCCTCAAGGTCTGACTCTGATCAGCCTGTTCTTTTCTGGGTGAGCCCAGAACAGGCCTGGACTTGTTACAGCGGCCAGGGACCgactccttctccctctccccagcccccctcCCAGCAGCCTAGAAATCACAGCCATCATCAGTTTCCATCTCCTGAATGGAGAAAGGCTGACGCGCCTGGAGCCACTCAGCTGCTATGGGAGGGCTCCTCCCCGGAACACACGAGCCCTCGGGGCACGGCCAGAAGGGCACGTCCCCAGCCATCGTGGGCAGGATGTCACAGCAGGGCACGGGCGCTTCCCGTTCGGAGGCCTCGGGTGTTGGATGGCCGCGGGGGGTCTCGGTCTCACCCTCGCTCGCCTTGCTCCCCAGCCGACCCGAGGAGCCCTCAACTTGGACCGGCTACGTGGGGAAGATGTTCCTGGCTGCATCCAACTACCTCCCCACCCAGGTGTCCGACATGATGAACCAGGACAGGGCCTTTGCCACCGGGCGTCTGGGCTTCTCCGGCCACAGGAACATCTGCACCCTCGCCACGTAAGTccagcccctccaccccacccccgccccggccAGGCAGAAACCCTCACTGATTCATTTCCCAAAGTGTGGGGTGCCCCAAACATGCAAACGTGTTTAAGGGAAAGCGAGAGAAGGGAGCCAGGAAGGGCAAGTAAAGGTAGACCCGCCCCTCCTCTCCACCTCACCACCTTGCCATCCAAATCCTGCCCCCCCCCATCAGCCAGTGTGCGTCTGGTTGGTCTCTTCTCCTCCGGGGCAGCTGCAAGCTGGCACGGAAGTTTTAAACTCCTCATTCCAGTGATACTGTCTTGAAGACGGTTCCCATTTCTATGGATTTATGTAAAAAAGCTCTAGTTCCAAAGTCCAGGTCCAAACTCCTGTGGGGTGGACAGACGTCTTATCTAAGACCTTTAAGCGTGACTGTTAAAGCTGAACATTGGAAAGATTTTTGTAAAACTAGcccatcaataacctcagatatacagacgacatcactcttatggcagaaagtgaagaggaactaaaaagcttcttgatgaaagtgaaagaggagagtgaaaaagttggcttaaagctcaacattcagaaaacgaagatcatggcatctggtcccatcacttcatgggaaatagatggggaaatgggaaacagtggctgactttattttggggggctccagaatcactgcagatggtgattacagccatgaaattaaaagatgcttactccttggaaggaaagttatgccaacctagacagcatattcaaaagcagagacattactttgccaacaaaggtccgtgtagtcaaggctatggtttttctagtggtcatgtatggatgtgagagttggactgtgaagaaagctgagcactgaagaattgatgcttttgaactgtggtgctggagaagactcgagagtcccttggattgcaaggagatccaaccagtccatcctaaagatcagtcctgggtgttcattggaaggacagatgctgaagctgaagctccaatactttggccacctcacgcgaagagttgactcactggaaaagaccctgatgctgggagggattgggggcaggaggagaaggggacgacagaggatgaaacggctggatggcatcactgactcgatggacatgagtttgagtaaattccgggagttggtgatggacagggaagcctggcatgctgtaattcatggggtcgcaaagaatcggacacgactgagcgactgaattgaactgaactgaactgagcccttgTCGCTTGGGGCCAGTTTaccccaccgcccccccaccaccacccacgcCGTTTCCTTCACTGTTAAAGGCAGAGGCAGCACCCCACTCAGCCTGCTGTGCAGGGTCAGGTTCGACCTTTTGTCTCATCCACACAATTACATTCAAAGACAAGCCGGCAAGGACAGCTCCGGCAACCCAGGCTCCGGGCCGGCGGGCCTCTGGCGTGTGGAGGGTGGGACcgggcgctgggggcggggggaagggcGGGGCTCGGCCCCTGGAAACGTCTGAGCCCACACACGCACGGGCACCGCAGCGCGTGTCTTCTCGGCCCTCAGGATCCAGAAGCTGCCGCGGCTCCTGGTCGTCTCATCCAGTGGGCACCTTTATGTCTACAACCTGGACCCTCAGGACGGAGGAGACTGTGTCCTAATCAAGACCCACAGGTGAAGAGGCCAGTTGTCAGACAGCCGGGCTTTCAGGACTCGCTGTCGCGTCCCCTGAGCCCAGAGCAGGGGGGGGCCGGGTGCTGGGGGTGCGAGGTGCGGGGTGTGTCGGGGGCCGCtggggtgtggggggcgggggccgggggccgccAGGGTGCGGGGTCAGGGTGCGGGGCCCCGGGGTGCGGGAGGGCACTCGGGTGTGAGGTGCGGGTGTGAGGGGTGCGAGGGGACACACGGGTGCGGGGGGTGCGGGGTGCGGGTGCAGAGCGGGGCCAGAATGCTGGGGGCGCCGGGGTGCGGGGCCCCTTGGTGCGCGGGGGGTGTCCCGGGGTACGGGGGTGGTGCCGGGGTGCGGGGGGCCCGCTGGGCGCCGGGCTCCCTCGACTCAGCAGCACGCATGCCGGGCTATCCCTGCCGGCCCCGCCCTGCCGGCCCCTCTTTCCCCGGAGTCCCTGGGACGTGTTTGCCAAACTGAACGGAGACCTCTCCTGCCGTCTGCGGCAGGACGCCCCTCGCTTGGGCCCCCTGGAGAGCCGGCCTGCGCATCCCCGCCTGGTGCGCGCAGGTGGGCGCAGGTTCCGGAACCAGGGCTGGGATGTTCGCGACTGACCCGGCCGTCGGAGGGTGTGCTGGTCCGGGGAACTGACGGGGGGCTGCGCCTGAAGCCGGGGCCAGGCCCGGCCTCCCCCGCTCTTCCTCGGGAGGTGTCCTGGGCGGGAGGTGACCGCTCatctctccctgccccctccatcGCTGCCGGTAGCTTGCTTGGCTCAGGAACCAgcgaagagaataaagaaaacgACCTCAGACCGCCCTTACCTCAGTCTTACGCCGCGACGGTAGCCAGACCGAGCGCGTCCGCAGCCTCCACCGTGCCGGGTGAGCGGGCCGCGGGGCCTGGGTGGTCGCGGTGCCGGGTGAGCGGGCCCGCGGGGCCTGGGTGGTCGCGGTGCCGGGTGAGCGGGCCCGCGGGGCCTGGGTGGTCGCGGTGCCGGGTGAGCGGGCCCGCGGGGCCTGGGTGGTCGCGGTGCCGGGTGAGCGGGCCCGCGGGGCCTGGGTGGTCGCGGTGCCGGGTGAGCGGGCCCGCGGGGCCTGGGTGGTCACCGTGCCGGGTGGGCGGGCCCGCGGGGCCTGGGTGGTCGCGGTGCCGGGTGGGCGGGCCCGCGGGGCCTGGGTGGTCGCGGTGCCAGGTGGGCGGGCCCGGGGGCCTGGGTGGTCACCGTGCCGGGTGGGCGGGCCCGCGACCTAGGCCTGAGATCAGCGCCCCCAGCGTCTCTCACGCCTCACTGCCGTTCTGCAGGTTACTCCGAGGACGGCGGTGCGCTCCGCGGGGAGGTCATTCCCGAACACGAGTTTGCAACGGGACCGATTTGTCTGGACGACGAGAAGGAGTTCCCTCCTGTGAGCACTGGACGCCCCTAGAGCTGGGTCCCTGCGCCTGGACGGGCCCTCCCCTCTGCCCGGGCGGAGCCTCTTCCCCGTTGTCTGCTCCGCACCACCTAATCCTGCCGGGACACCCGGGAGGCCAGCGGGGTTTAGCGTGCGGTGGGCCTCCACCCAAACCAGCCCACCCGCGTGTTAGGATGGCGCGTTCTCTCCCAGGCGGTCTTGCGGCCTCCCCCGTTCAGAGACCAGGCCTCAGTTCCGCTTCTTTAGCTGTGTCTTCGCAGCTCACAGAGGAGGAACCTGCCCGTGTAAACTCCTTTTCCCGGGGCGCCTCATGTCCTAGCGCCCTCATGCTAAAGGTGACGCTCTGACAGCACTGGGCCCTCAGCCCCTCCTCTCTGACAGACCCTGCAGAGCCACGTGTCAGCTGGGACCTCCCCCACCTCCGGCCCCTCTAGCCCGgccacccccatcccctgcttCAGCCCTGTGGGCAGCGGGGGTaccccaggctgggctgggcgCTGGGCAGGGGTCCTTCTCACATCTTGGGAGACGAGAAGCTTGTGCCCCTGGTTCTGAGCCTTCAAGCTTCTGTTCGGGGCACCAGAGAGCCCCTCTTGTGAGCTTTAGTTAGAGAGCAGCCCGGACGGTCAGCTTGGAATCATCTCGAAATGGAAGCAGTGTTTAGGCCTAAACGTGGGGGGCTCCCTGACCGTCCctcctggaggcagagaggggcaGCCACTGGGGCACAGGTCTTGGGGGCCAGTGTTTTCTCTCAGTGCTGATTTCATGCCAGGTGGATTCCATTTGCAAGAAGATGGAGGGCGGCTCTGGCTTCTCTCTTGCATAAATCTGTAGGACAGTCTACgcagagggaagaaaaggaggggcctccctggtggtccagtggttcagattcCACGCTTCTCACACAGGGGTGCAGGTGTGATCTCTGGTCGAGGAattaagatctcatatgccacatGTTACAgccaaaaaatacaaaacaaaaagctgcCATGGGCCCTTCGTGCAGGGGCTGAAAGGCCACATTTGTCATTTCCCAAAAGGCTCCACGGGGTGCTGCGTGAGACGGACATTTTTGGCTTTTTATAGATCGTCACACACAGTGCCAACAAGTGAAGCTGACATTTCAGGGCCAGAAAGCAGTCATCGTTAAAactgttcatttaaaaacatttgttgGCTCAATGCCTCCCAGTAGGGCAGTTGTTTTGCTTTGGGGGTTCTCTTGCCCCTCTTCACTATAGAGGGAGCTTTTCTGTTCCCCAAAACTTGGCATCTGGGTCCTGAAGTTGCATCCTTGGAACCCAGAGCAGGTCAGACGCAGTGGCTTATGGGACCTTCCTACCCATCATCAGCAGTTGTAAAAGTCTGGGGCTGCTCTAAAAGATGATTGGATTGTGAGACTCTCCACTGTAACCAGAGCAGACCTGGAGACCTCTTATATTTACAGAACCGGATTACCCTGGGTATTGGCATTCAGAGGTGATCTCTTGCCAAAGAAAACCTGTATCAAATTAAAAGTACCCCATGTTATTTGGTGTACCTGTTATTTGGTACATCATTtggagtaaaaaacaaaaaactggagaTGCTTGAGAATTAGCGACAAAATGGGAGGCCTGTCTGCTTAGGCCATGCCAGGGAGCCTGGGAGGAGCCAGTCATCCCGTCTCCTGTGTCAGGACCAGATGAGTGGAAGCTGCTTTAAATTGCATGGAGGCCTCTTATTTATACACGAGTGGGAGTGCCCGTCACCGAAAGAGGTTCCCGGGAATGCTCGTCAGGCCC is part of the Budorcas taxicolor isolate Tak-1 chromosome 19, Takin1.1, whole genome shotgun sequence genome and harbors:
- the WIPI1 gene encoding WD repeat domain phosphoinositide-interacting protein 1, producing MEAEGAEGAPGGTEAALSCFSFNQDCTSLAIGTKAGYKLFSLSSVEQLDHVHGSNDTPDVYIVERLFSSSLVVVVSHTKPRQMNVYHFKKGTEICNYSYSGNILSIRLNRQRLLVCLEESIYIHNIKDMKLLKTILDIPANPTGLCALSINHSNSYVAYPGSLTTGEIVLYDGHSLKAVCTIAAHEGTLAAIAFNSSGSRLASASEKGTVIRVFSVPDGQKLYEFRRGMKRYVTISSLAFSMDSQFLCASSNTETVHIFKLEHLSNSRPEEPSTWTGYVGKMFLAASNYLPTQVSDMMNQDRAFATGRLGFSGHRNICTLATIQKLPRLLVVSSSGHLYVYNLDPQDGGDCVLIKTHSLLGSGTSEENKENDLRPPLPQSYAATVARPSASAASTVPGYSEDGGALRGEVIPEHEFATGPICLDDEKEFPPITSCRGGQQDKATPS